The Candidatus Thermoplasmatota archaeon DNA segment AGGTCAAGCGGTACAGGGAGTTCGATTCGAAGTGGATAAGGGACTCGAACGTGCGCGTGGGCGATGTGATAATCGTCTCGGGCTACCTAGGCGATCATGGGATAACGGTGCTCTCCTTCCGCGAGGGCTACGGCTTCGAATCGAAGCTTCAAAGCGACGTCGCTCCTCTGAACAAGATGATCGGCGGGGCTCTGGAAGAGGGCGGCATCGTTGCCATGAAGGACCCGACGCGCGGTGGGTTCTCGAACACGCTGAACGAGTGGGCAGAGAAGTCCAACGTGGGGATAGCGGTGAGGGAAACGGACATCCCGATCCGTGAGGAGGTCCACTCCGCGTGCGAGATGCTGGGATTCGACCCGCTGGACATAGGCAACGAAGGCAAGATCGTTGTGGCGGTGGTCAAGGAGAAAGCAGAGACGGTCCTCGACGCCCTGAAGTCCTTCGAGGAGGGAAAAGATGCTGTGATCGTCGGCGAGGCGACTTCGGACGTTAGGGGCGTGGTTCTGGAGACGCTCGTTGGCGGGAAGAGGATTATAGACATGCCCGTCGGTGACCCGATACCGAGGATTTGCTGACAACGGGACGCGAACTCTACGGCAAGACACTCGGATTCACGAACCAGTCGATGGTCCATCCGCCAGTTTCTCGGATGAGACAGACCATCCCTGCCTTGGGGAAGTCAACAGCGGCGCAGTCAGGAATGCCGAACACGAGGTGGCTGACCAGGCGGTTCATGAAGGGCAAGTGGCCGACAAGCATGACATCGTCCTCCTCGCTCGCGAGCGTCTCCGCTGCGGGAAGAACGTCGTCCGTCGGTGCTATGCCTGAAATCGGGACTACGCCCTTTGGCGGGGAGAGATGCTTCCCGATGATCTCGGCGGTCTCCTCTGCCCGCTTCTTCCCGCTGTGTCGAATCTGATTCACCTTCACTCCTGCGTCGAGGGCGAACTTGCCAACTCTGTCCGCTTGCCTCTCACCGAGGTCCGATAGAGACCTCTCAGGATCCTCTGCCTCGCTCTTCGGGTCAGCGTGCCGCACGAGATATAGGTTCATTCTCACTCCTCCCTTTCTCCGATTGGCGAACGTCCTCCCGCCTTTTATCCGTTCCTCCCTGCGAGAACCACATGAGATACGAGCTCACTTGGCCTCGGCGTACTTGGAGTACTTGTACAGGATGTTGCAGCTGCCCTCGGCGCTCACCATGCACGGCCCGACGGGGTTCGTAGGCGTGCAGGTCTTCGCGAACAACGGGCACTCCTCGGAACGAATGATGCCCCGCAGGACCTCTCCGCATCTGCAACCCTTGGGCTCCTTGAACTCCTTGTCCTTGAGCTCTGCCAGATCGTCCTCGAACCTTTGGCGAGCGTCGTATTCCTGGTATTCGTCCGACAGAACGAGTCCGCTCCCGGGAATGGTCGGGAATCCTCTCCACTTGGTGTCGGCGGGCTCGAAGACCTCATCCATGACCTTGATCGCGGCGGGGTTGCCCTCGGGCTTCACCACGCGCTTGTATTCGATATCCACTCTTGCCGCTCCCTCCTCCTTCTGCTTGGCGAGCATGTAGACGCCCATGAGAAGGTCGAGCGGCTCGAAGCCAGCGATGACCTGAGGTATGCCGTGCTCCTCGGACAGGAACTCATACGGCCTGGAGCCGATGATAGTGCTCACGTGCCCCGGTTCGATGAGACCGTCGAGCCTCACCTCGCCCATCTCCACTATCGCCTTCAGTGCTGGCGGAATGACTCTGTGACAGCTCAGGAGTGAGAAGTTCTTGGGCGGTCTCCTGGAAACTGCCACTGCTATGCTCGGAGTCGTGGTCTCGAAGCCCACTCCGATGAAGACGACCTCATTGCTGATCTTATCCGCCAGATCCACGGCGTCGTTCACGCCGTAAACGATTCGGATATCGTGGCCCTCCGTCTTCGCGTCCGAAAGCGACTCTTCCACACCGGGGACCTTGATCATGTCGCCGAAGACGGTAATAGTCTTCCCGGCCTTCGCGAGAGCGATGGACTCCTCGATCTCCTTGGCGGTCGTGACGCAGACCGGGCATCCTGGACCCTGTCTGATGTCGACGCCAACGTCCTCGAGCAACGGTTGCAGCCCGTGCCGCACGAGCGTATCCTGGTGCGTCCCGCATACATGCATCAACGTGATCTGCAGGTCCATCTCCCTGAGCTTCTGGAGTATTCTGTCCGCCATCTCCTTGTCGCGAAACCTGAACATCAGTCCACAACCAGCTTTAGATTCGTGACTATGCAGTCCCTTCCGCTAACGATTTCCACGTTCTCGCCGCACTTGGGACAGGAGAAGCGGGGCAGTCGGAGGTGGTCGAGCGGGTCGTCCGACCTTCCAATGGGACCCTCGTAGCCGCACTTCCCGCACTTGACCTTGGCCTTCTTCTCCTTGATGATGAGCTTGGAGCCCTTGAGCGGGCCGTCCTTTGAGAGCACCTCGTACGAGAAGAGGCACTGTTCCTTTCCCAGCAGAGTGAGCTCGCCGATCTCGAGCTCGACCTCCTCGACAGCACTTGCATCGTGCTTCCTAATCTCTTCCAGAACAACCTCCACGAGGCTTGACATGACGGAGAACTCATGCAACGTTCCCACCGAGGATCTGATCGAAGAAGGCGAGGGTCTCCTGGGCCTCCTCCTTATCGAGGACTTGAATCGCGAATCCCGCATGAACAATGACATACTGGCCGACCACCGCATCGGTCAGCGAGACATCGACCTCTCTCTTGATTCCGCCGAAGTCGACCGTGGCGACGTCGCCCTTTATGTCAAGGACCTTGGCGGGTATGGCTAGACACACGATGGATAGAATGGAGGTTGCGGTTATAAAGCTGACGAGGAGCAATGATGGAGTTGAGCGATGTACACAGAAGTCGTGACAGCGCTACTCCCTGACGCCCACGATTACGTTCTGCCCAGTCGAGATCCCGCCATCCCCGTTCGGTATCCTGTTGTGAAGGACGACCTCCAGACCTCTCTCCTTCGCGAGTTCCGTCACCATCATCACGATCGAGAGATTGTACGTCACCCCACCTGAGAGACCGATCCTCTTTGAGCCGATCTCGTCCGCCTTTGCTGCCGAGAGCTCGACAAACTCCTTCATCAGACAGTGAATGAATGAATGTGCAACGTCCGCCTTGAGCTGTGGCGTCGCCTCCTCCTTGCTCATGATCGAATCCAGCTGCGCGAAGAGCGGGAGTGTCTGAATCTCCAGACCATTCGTGCCCCTCGCCTCGGTCTCGAAGTCGAACCTGTTCCTCCCTCTAGCAAGAAGCCGTTCGAGCTTCATAGCGGGCTCGCCATCGTAGGTGGTTTTGTTGCAGACGCCGAGATACGCAGCAAGTGCGTCCAAGACCCGCCCGAAGCTGCTTGTCTTGGGTGCTTTCTCCATGGCCTTCCTCAAGACCCTGCTCTTCTCCGCATCGAAGATGTCCTTCGGCTGGCGAAGGCTCTCGAATATGCCGAACACGAGCCTGTCCGGTTCGAAAACCGCCCTGTCTCCCCCTATCAGCGGGATGTACTGCAGGTGCGCGAACCTCTCGTAGCCGTCGAGCCTCGCGGAGAGCGCCTCACCGCCCCAGATCTTGCCGTCCTCTCCGTAGCCGGCGCCGTCGAACGTCAGCGTGACCAGCTCGTCCAGACCGTGCTCCGCCATCAAAGAGGCCGCGTGAGCCCAATGGTGTTGGATCTCCACGACCTCGGCCATGAACTCCTTCGCGAACTCCTTGCCGACCCTTCTCGTCGTGTACATCGGATGAAGGTCGATTCCCACGGCATCGAGGCCATCAATCCCCGCCAAGTCCATGAGCTTCCTCGTAGCATCCATCTGGAAGTCGAAGACGCCGTAGTGTGTCGTATTCCCTATGTACTGGCTCACCAACAGCTCGCCGTTCCTGGATATGGATGACGTGACGTTCCTCTCGGCACCGACGCCGAGGACCTTCTTCTTGTGCAGTATCGGAATAGGCTTCGGGACGAAACCCCTCGACTTCCTGACGAAGAACCTGCTCCCGTTGAAAGGGATTACGACCGAGTCGTCAACGCGGTTGATGATCTCGCGGTTGTGCAGCAGATAGATTTCCACACCGAGCCTGAATGCCTCGTCATGGGTGAGCGCCATCGGCTCGCCGGGCGGGTTCGCGGACGTCATAATCAGGGCGTCGTGGTCGATGTCTCGGAAGATGAGATGCTGCACTCCCGTATAGGGGATGTACAGGCCGATGCTATCAAGACCAGGGGCCACATCCTCGAGCAGCTCGTCGTGCTCCCCATATCTCTTGGGAACGAGGACAATCGGTGTTTCGGGGGAGGTCATAAGCCTCTTCGCCTCTTCCGAGATGTGAGCATACTTCTCCGCGGTCTCGACATCGCGCACCATAACTGCGAAGGGTTTGTACGGACGATTGTACCAGCTTCGGAGCCTCTTTGTCTGCTCCAGCGTGCAGACCATATGCGTGCCTCCCCAGCTCTTCACGATTCCGAGCTTGCCCTTGTCGATCATCTCGGAGAACCTCCTTACGGAGTCGTTGGCGGGGAGCTGCACGCACTGGTCGTTGTAGAGAAGGTACCTTGGTCCGTCGTGCGGGCAGGATATGGTCTGCGCATGGAACCGCCTGTTGAGCGGATCCGCATACTCCTTTTTGCACGTCGGACAGAGCTCGAAAAGGGACATCGATGTGTTCTTCCTGTCGTACGGGAAGTCCCTTATCACTGAGAACCGCGCACCGCAGTTCGTGCAGTTCGTGAACGGGAAACCGAACCTCCGGTCCTTCGTGCTGAATATCTCGCCTATGCAGTCGTCGCACAGTGCGATGTCGGGCGGTATGGACGCCTCCTTCGAGCCCGCGACGCTGTTCACGATCTCGAATGTCTCGAAGACATCCTCACACGACCCGGAATCCTTCTCGATGTTGTCTATCCTCGCCAAGGGCGGTAGCTCTGCCTTCAGCGTGTTCAGGAACTCGTCCTCGCCCCGGTCCAGGCAGACCTCGACGTTCGAGCCGTTGTTCCTCACGTATCCCTTCAAGCCGAGCGACGTAGCGACCCGGTAGACGGTGGGCCGAAAGCCCACGCCTTGAACCACACCATAGAGATAGAGCTTCATTCAGTGAGCCTCAGTCCATTGGCAATCCCAGTGCGCGCATCAGATCCTCGATACCCTCCCCGTGCTTTGCGTCCGTGTAGACGACCGTAGCCTTCGAGCCCAGTTCCCTCGCGTCCTTCCCGAGGGTCTTTGGATCGACCTCCATCGCCTCTGCGAGGTCCGTCTTGTTGATGGCGATGACGTCCGAGAGCCCGAAGATAAGAGGATGCTTCATGATCATGTCGTCGCCCTCGGTCACAGAGACGACGACCATCCTCTTGTCCGTTCCCAATGCGAAGTCCGCCGGGCACACGAGGTTCCCGACGTTCTCTACGAAAAGAACACTAATGCCATCCAGGTCCATGTGCTCGAGCGCGTGGTCGACCAGATGCGCGTCGAGGTGGCACTCCTTGCCCGTATTGACGTTCTCCACCGGTACGCCGTGCTTCTTGAACCGCTGATAGTCGGCGTTCCCGGCAACATCGCCCGCGATCACCGCGGCGGAGATGCCCCTGCCCTGGAGAATATCGATCATCTTCTCCGCCAAGAGCGTCTTTCCCGCCCCTATCGAACCCATTATGTCGATGGACACTATCCCTTTTTCGCGGAGAAAAGCCCTGTTCTTCTGTGCGATTTCCCTGTTCGCTTGGAGAAGGTCGACCCCTGACCTGACCTCCACTAGTTTGTGCATTGGCTTGTGGAGAATTATCCTGAATGGTATATAGCTCTTTTGCCACGATGGATATCGAACCCGGGCATACGCGTTTCGTCATACCTTGCGTCTGTCACGCACGACTTCCGCTCACCTATAAATACGGAAATGGGTTATTGAGCGCAGGTGCTTCGAGATGGGGAGGAAGGGCGTTATCGATTCGTTCAGAAAGGGAGATCATCTCGCTTTGCACATTCTGATTCTAGCGGGGAATGAGGATGAGCGTTAGCAGGCAAGAACTGGCAGCGGCCATCGGGGCCGGCAGGGTCGCGGAGGACCCGACAACTGGAAAACCGGTGGCGAAGATAACGACGACGCAGGAGCTTGTCAAGCTCGTAGGGTTCTGCTCGAGCAAGAAAGCGAACCTCGTCGTGAAGAGGAGCAAGGACTTCTGGGCATCCGGTTCTGGGAATGGAGATGTGCTTCTCGACATGGACCAGCTTAACAGGTCCGTGAGGGTCGATCCGAACGACCTCTTCGTCAGCTGCGGGCCTGGTACCGCGGTCGCCGAGCTCATCGACGAACTCGAGAAGCAAGGCATGACGCTCGCAGCGCTCCCCGCCTCGAACGAGATGTCCGTGGGGGAGTGGCTGCTCTGGAGAAGGGCAAGCTTCGGAACGATAGCGAACGGCGACGTGTCGAACGAGATACGCTCCGTCGACCTCGTCCTCGGAGACGGCAAGGCGCTAGAAACGGGGTACGAGGCAATCTCCAACTTCGGTACAGGCTACGACCTCAACCGCCTGACGGTCGGTTCCTGCGGGATCTTTGGGATACCCGCCTGGGTCCATTTCTTCATTCGACCGATGCCTCCCGAGGTGAGGCTTCTGAAATACTCCCTGTCCGTCGACCAGCTGTCCGCCTTCCTCGGCAAAGTCTCGGGGATCTACGACGTTCACGACATCACGATTTCAGCGGGAGTTGACTCCGGACCCAAGCCTATAGTGCGAATCGCAATCCTCCGCGCGGGAGAGGCCAACGACGAGATTGAGGAAAGGATCGATGAGATCGGAGAGGGCCACAGCGCGACGAAGCTGGAATCGGAGAAACCGAACTCGTTCAGGTTCCTCTCGAAGAGGGGGAAGTTCGAGTTCGCGGACGAGATGGTCCTGCCGCAGAAGGGAATCCCTGATCTGCTTGAGACCATGAAAGAACCACTCGCCAGAATGGAGCTCGACTTCACAATCTTGACATCGGGTCTCTGCGCAGTCCGGGCGCTGGTCGTTCCCGCCAGAGCGAGACTCGGGCACGAGGACATCGACTCAGCCAAGAGGAAGTTCCAGGAGTCCGTGTTCACGACGGGCGGATTCATCCGCGACGTGGACCTCTGGACTCAGGACATGCAGGAGGGCGGCGCGTCGGCCTTCTGCGCGCTCAAGAGCGCCTTCGATCCCCGCATCGTGACATCGAAACACATCGTTGGAAAGGTCTCGAGCCAACATGCCGTTGGAGCTTGCGCGCGGGCCTCGTCATCGAGGATTGGGGAATCCTCCAGGGGGATAATGAGGGTCCTCCCGAGGAAGAGGGGGAAGCTGGACAATGGGCTGAGCAGGAAACTCGTTGAACTCATTGGCGAGGACAACGTCGCCCTAGACATGTTCAGGCGCTTGCTCTACTCACACGATCTGGCGCCTCTTCCGAAGCTCGTAGGCATCCCGTTCGAGGTCCTTCCCGATGCGGTCGTGAGGCCGAGGAACGTGGAGGACGTGCAGAAGCTGGTCGAGTTCGCCAGGGAGCACAAGATTCCGATCATACCGCGAGGAGGGGCGAGCTGGGGCTTCGGCGGGGCGGTTCCCAACCAGGGGGGCATCGTGCTCGACATGTCCCGCATGAACAAGATACTCGAGATCGATGAGGACAGCCGCATCGCCATCTGCGAGTCTGCCGTCACCTGGCTCGATATCTCCGAGGCCGCCGAGCTCAAGGGGCTGTTCCTGCCCACTTATCCCGGCAGCGCAAGGATCGCAACGGTCGGAGGCTGGATGAACACCGGAGGCGCGGGAATCGGGGCCTACGGGGCTGGAACGTCGGTCCAGCTTATTGAGCACATGCAGGCGGTCCTCGGTGACGGTAGAATCCTGAACACCGACGTGGACGGCGCCTCTGGCAAAGGACCCGACCTGAACGCCCTCATATCGGGGTCAGAAGGAGGACTCGGCATAGTCACGAAGGCTGCCGTCAGACTGCGGCCGATGCCCGAGGAGATCCGACCCCTTGCGTATTCGTTCGACAAGCTCCCGGCGATGGGGAAACCGCTGAGGGAGATCGGCCACTCGCAATCCCTCCCGTACAACGTGTCCTTCTCCGACGGCAACTACTTCGATTTCGTCCGCCTGCTCGGCAGGGAAGCCCCGGAGGTCGGTTCTCTTCTGAGCGTCACACTGGCGGGCTCAGCGAAGTCGAATGAGGCGGAGGAGGCGATGATCGATGGAATCGTCGAGAAGGGGGGAGGAAAGAAAGAGTCCGAGGATTTGGCGGTGCACGAATGGGAGGAGCGCACGTACGAGATGAGGATCAGGAGGCTCGGGCCGGGCGGGGCTCTGGGCGAGGTTGTCCTTCCCGTGACCGCGTTCTCGGAGATGATGAAATCCGCCGCCAAGATAGCTAAGGAGCTCAAAATGCTCTCCACCCTGAAGGGGGTTCTCATCGACAGGAACTGCGTTGCGTTCATGCCCTTCTACGTCGCGGACGAGCGGTATGCCATCGCCTCGTTGGCGTCGATGGGGTTCGTCAAGCACATCCTCGACAGGGCTGTGGAGCTTGGCGGGCGCGGTTCCGGTCTCGGCCTCTGGTTCTCGTGGAACCTGGACAATCTGCACGGCAAACTGGGCGGGGACATAATGACGAGCGTGAAGCTGACGCTCGACCCCGACGATATTGTCAATCCGGGGAAGTTCTTCGAGATGAGGATGCGCTACGGGGTAGGTATCCCCGGTCCGCTGATGGCCGTGGGCCTCGACATGCTGGCGATGGTGAAGAAGGCGTTTCCAAAGACAAAAATAGGCGGGCTACCCTCTGGAGTACGATAGCATGGTGGACATCGGCGAGATAGAGCTCGATATCTATGCATGTCTGCAATGCGGCTACTGCAAGGGGACGTGTCCAGCGTACGACATGTTCGGATGGGAGTCGGACAGCCCAAGGGGGAAGATGTTCTACCTGAAGCAGCTTCAGGAGCGAAGCATACTCGACAAGAACCCCAAGGAGATGGATCCGCAGTTCTTCGAGGCGCTCTTCCACTGCACATCATGCGGGGCGTGCGACGAGGTCTGCCATGTCGACATCAAGCTCTCCGACGTATGGGAGCAGGTGAAGGAGGAGTTCGTCCGGGCAGGATTCGAGGGCCTTCCAGGCCATAAGGAATTGGCCAAGAGGATATACAATCCCGAGAAAAGGAACCCCTTTCTGGATCCCAACGACCTGGAGAAGGACAAGCTCAAGAACAGGACCGCCTGGGTCCCGGAGGACCTGAAGACCAGCGACAACCCAGAGGTCCTCTACTTCGTGGGTTGCACGGAGGCCTACAGGATGCAGTTCCTTGCCGAGGCGACGGCGAGGCTCATCGAGGCCACCGGGGTCAGGTTCGACGTTCTTGGGACCGATGAGTGGTGCTGCGGCTCCCCCTTGCTTCGAACGGGACAGGGGGACGGGATAAAGGCCGAGTATGTCAACCACAACGTCCGAGAGGTCGAGCGGAGAGGCGCGACCACGCTCGTCACTGCGTGCGCTGGCTGCTTCAAGACGATCAAGGAGAATTACCCTCTCTATCACGGCAAGCTGAACTTCGAGGTGAAGCACATCACCGAGTTCCTGGCGGATTCTATCAAAGCTAAGAAGCTCGAGTTCACGAAGGAGTTCCCCAAGAAGGTCGCCTACCATGATCCATGCCATCTCGGCAGGCACGCGAAAGTCTTCGACGCACCGAGGGAGGTCCTCAAGGCGATACCGGGACTGGAGCTCCTGGAGATGAGAAGGAATAGGGAGAACTCGAGATGCTGCGGTGCGGGCGGCGGCTTCAAGATCGCCTTCAACGAGCATGCGGAGAGCATCGCCGCGGAGAGGGTCTTGGAGGCTGTCGAGACGGGCGCTGAGCTCATAGCGACCCCGTGTCCCTTCTGCGTCGTCAACCTCAACGCGGGAGCGAAGAAGGCCGGCATCGACATGAAGACCATGGACGTCGTCCAGATAGCCCACCAGTGCCTCTGACGCACTCGCCCCAGCCAATATCGTTTTATATCCACCGCGATTGAACCTTCAGGGAGTCTGAGATGAAAGTCGCCATGCTCACGCACAGCACCAAGCCCCGTGGGGGAGTGGTCCACGCCCTCCACCTCTCCGAGGCCCTCACGGACCTCGGGGTGGACGTTCATCTGTTCTCGTTGAGGAAATGGCGGGAGGAATCATACGCGCACGGGTTCTTCAGGGAGGTCTCCGTTCCGTTCGACGTATTCCCCTACCGCGCTCGCGGCAACCTCAACGAGGATGTCAAGAGGATGATCTCCACGTACGATGAGAACCTCCCGCTCGATTTCGACATATATCACACTCAGGACTGCATCGGAGGGAACGCACTCAACCTGCTGAAGAAGAAAGTCAGCGCCCCGACCATTCGGACGGTGCATCACGTTGACGAGTTTCGCGGCCCAGTACTAACGAAGTTCCAGGAGGATTCCATAAATCTGTGCGATGTGAAGGTTACGGTCTCGGAATACTGGAAGAAGAAGCTGAAGAAGGAGTACGGCGTGGACTCCCACGTCGTCCATAACGGCGTGGATGTGAAGAGGTTCGATCCTGAACGATACCCGAAACCTGAGCGGGCTGGTGTGGACATCCTCTTTGTCGGCGGGCTCGAGGCCAGAAAGGGCCTGGAGCATCTCTTCCTAGCGGTGGAGAACCTGCTGCCTCAACATCCAGATACGAGGCTGACGGTGCTGGGGAGGAGCGGGATGACATCGGCACAGGAATTCGACGAGAGAAGGCTCTTCTCCATCCTCGCGAAGAGACTTGGAATAGGCAGGAATGTTCGCTTTCTGGAACAGGTGAGCGATGAGCAACTGCCCAGCCTGTACGCGCTCTGCGATCTCCTCGTGCTCCCCTCGCGAATGGAGGGGTGGGGGCTGGCTCTGATGGAGGCGATGGCCATGATGAAGCCCGTGGTCGCAACGAGGGTGGGAGGCATTCCTGAACTCGTAGAGGACGGAAAGACAGGATATCTGGTGGACCTCGGCGACGTCCTGGGGCTTTCCGAGGCGATTGCCAAGCTGATTGACAACCCTGCACTGAGGAAGAAGATGGGCCGCCAAGGCAGGCGGTCCGCGAAGAAGTATACGTGGGACAACGCGGCAAGAAAGACGCTGCAATTGTATAAGACAGCCTTGGCGGGGTCGACATGAAGACATTCCGGTCAAGCGCCAGATGGATCGGTGAGAAGCAGGGAGAACTGACGTTCGAGAACGGTGAGAAGGTCGATTTCTCCTCTCCAGTGGACTTCGGCGGGATGGATGGCTTCGTCGTCCCCGAGGAACTCTTGATCGCCTCCTTGAACGCCTGCCTCCACGTGACCTTTCTCACGTTCGCCCAGAAGATGAGGATCGAGGTCCGGTCCTTCGAGTCGGAGGCGGAGGGCCATCTGGATGAGACAAACGACACGATACGGTTCGTCGGGTGCACGGTTCGCCTGCGGGTGCTGGTGGCGTCTGAGAGGGATGTCAAACGCGCAGAGAAAGCCGTCTCCTTGGCAGAGAAGAGATGCTTCATCTCGAACTCAGTGAGTTTCGAAGTGAGCATGGAGTCCACGATCCGCGTCGGC contains these protein-coding regions:
- the hypE gene encoding hydrogenase expression/formation protein HypE; translation: MPTDRITMAHGAGGAVMGSLIKDRILKHLGGTADDRRIELALEELDDSAVVDGIVLSTDSYVVKPIFFPGGDIGSLAVAGTINDLSAVGAEPLALSCGLIVEEGFPLEDFDRLIASSGRTGREAGVPIVTGDLKVMEKGALDQIVVNTSGVGKRSPYLDSNIEEVKRYREFDSKWIRDSNVRVGDVIIVSGYLGDHGITVLSFREGYGFESKLQSDVAPLNKMIGGALEEGGIVAMKDPTRGGFSNTLNEWAEKSNVGIAVRETDIPIREEVHSACEMLGFDPLDIGNEGKIVVAVVKEKAETVLDALKSFEEGKDAVIVGEATSDVRGVVLETLVGGKRIIDMPVGDPIPRIC
- the sixA gene encoding phosphohistidine phosphatase SixA, which produces MNLYLVRHADPKSEAEDPERSLSDLGERQADRVGKFALDAGVKVNQIRHSGKKRAEETAEIIGKHLSPPKGVVPISGIAPTDDVLPAAETLASEEDDVMLVGHLPFMNRLVSHLVFGIPDCAAVDFPKAGMVCLIRETGGWTIDWFVNPSVLP
- the hypD gene encoding hydrogenase formation protein HypD encodes the protein MFRFRDKEMADRILQKLREMDLQITLMHVCGTHQDTLVRHGLQPLLEDVGVDIRQGPGCPVCVTTAKEIEESIALAKAGKTITVFGDMIKVPGVEESLSDAKTEGHDIRIVYGVNDAVDLADKISNEVVFIGVGFETTTPSIAVAVSRRPPKNFSLLSCHRVIPPALKAIVEMGEVRLDGLIEPGHVSTIIGSRPYEFLSEEHGIPQVIAGFEPLDLLMGVYMLAKQKEEGAARVDIEYKRVVKPEGNPAAIKVMDEVFEPADTKWRGFPTIPGSGLVLSDEYQEYDARQRFEDDLAELKDKEFKEPKGCRCGEVLRGIIRSEECPLFAKTCTPTNPVGPCMVSAEGSCNILYKYSKYAEAK
- a CDS encoding hydrogenase maturation nickel metallochaperone HypA; translation: MGTLHEFSVMSSLVEVVLEEIRKHDASAVEEVELEIGELTLLGKEQCLFSYEVLSKDGPLKGSKLIIKEKKAKVKCGKCGYEGPIGRSDDPLDHLRLPRFSCPKCGENVEIVSGRDCIVTNLKLVVD
- a CDS encoding HypC/HybG/HupF family hydrogenase formation chaperone; this encodes MCLAIPAKVLDIKGDVATVDFGGIKREVDVSLTDAVVGQYVIVHAGFAIQVLDKEEAQETLAFFDQILGGNVA
- the hypF gene encoding carbamoyltransferase HypF, with protein sequence MKLYLYGVVQGVGFRPTVYRVATSLGLKGYVRNNGSNVEVCLDRGEDEFLNTLKAELPPLARIDNIEKDSGSCEDVFETFEIVNSVAGSKEASIPPDIALCDDCIGEIFSTKDRRFGFPFTNCTNCGARFSVIRDFPYDRKNTSMSLFELCPTCKKEYADPLNRRFHAQTISCPHDGPRYLLYNDQCVQLPANDSVRRFSEMIDKGKLGIVKSWGGTHMVCTLEQTKRLRSWYNRPYKPFAVMVRDVETAEKYAHISEEAKRLMTSPETPIVLVPKRYGEHDELLEDVAPGLDSIGLYIPYTGVQHLIFRDIDHDALIMTSANPPGEPMALTHDEAFRLGVEIYLLHNREIINRVDDSVVIPFNGSRFFVRKSRGFVPKPIPILHKKKVLGVGAERNVTSSISRNGELLVSQYIGNTTHYGVFDFQMDATRKLMDLAGIDGLDAVGIDLHPMYTTRRVGKEFAKEFMAEVVEIQHHWAHAASLMAEHGLDELVTLTFDGAGYGEDGKIWGGEALSARLDGYERFAHLQYIPLIGGDRAVFEPDRLVFGIFESLRQPKDIFDAEKSRVLRKAMEKAPKTSSFGRVLDALAAYLGVCNKTTYDGEPAMKLERLLARGRNRFDFETEARGTNGLEIQTLPLFAQLDSIMSKEEATPQLKADVAHSFIHCLMKEFVELSAAKADEIGSKRIGLSGGVTYNLSIVMMVTELAKERGLEVVLHNRIPNGDGGISTGQNVIVGVRE
- the hypB gene encoding hydrogenase nickel incorporation protein HypB, whose protein sequence is MHKLVEVRSGVDLLQANREIAQKNRAFLREKGIVSIDIMGSIGAGKTLLAEKMIDILQGRGISAAVIAGDVAGNADYQRFKKHGVPVENVNTGKECHLDAHLVDHALEHMDLDGISVLFVENVGNLVCPADFALGTDKRMVVVSVTEGDDMIMKHPLIFGLSDVIAINKTDLAEAMEVDPKTLGKDARELGSKATVVYTDAKHGEGIEDLMRALGLPMD
- a CDS encoding FAD-binding oxidoreductase, whose protein sequence is MSVSRQELAAAIGAGRVAEDPTTGKPVAKITTTQELVKLVGFCSSKKANLVVKRSKDFWASGSGNGDVLLDMDQLNRSVRVDPNDLFVSCGPGTAVAELIDELEKQGMTLAALPASNEMSVGEWLLWRRASFGTIANGDVSNEIRSVDLVLGDGKALETGYEAISNFGTGYDLNRLTVGSCGIFGIPAWVHFFIRPMPPEVRLLKYSLSVDQLSAFLGKVSGIYDVHDITISAGVDSGPKPIVRIAILRAGEANDEIEERIDEIGEGHSATKLESEKPNSFRFLSKRGKFEFADEMVLPQKGIPDLLETMKEPLARMELDFTILTSGLCAVRALVVPARARLGHEDIDSAKRKFQESVFTTGGFIRDVDLWTQDMQEGGASAFCALKSAFDPRIVTSKHIVGKVSSQHAVGACARASSSRIGESSRGIMRVLPRKRGKLDNGLSRKLVELIGEDNVALDMFRRLLYSHDLAPLPKLVGIPFEVLPDAVVRPRNVEDVQKLVEFAREHKIPIIPRGGASWGFGGAVPNQGGIVLDMSRMNKILEIDEDSRIAICESAVTWLDISEAAELKGLFLPTYPGSARIATVGGWMNTGGAGIGAYGAGTSVQLIEHMQAVLGDGRILNTDVDGASGKGPDLNALISGSEGGLGIVTKAAVRLRPMPEEIRPLAYSFDKLPAMGKPLREIGHSQSLPYNVSFSDGNYFDFVRLLGREAPEVGSLLSVTLAGSAKSNEAEEAMIDGIVEKGGGKKESEDLAVHEWEERTYEMRIRRLGPGGALGEVVLPVTAFSEMMKSAAKIAKELKMLSTLKGVLIDRNCVAFMPFYVADERYAIASLASMGFVKHILDRAVELGGRGSGLGLWFSWNLDNLHGKLGGDIMTSVKLTLDPDDIVNPGKFFEMRMRYGVGIPGPLMAVGLDMLAMVKKAFPKTKIGGLPSGVR
- a CDS encoding (Fe-S)-binding protein, giving the protein MVDIGEIELDIYACLQCGYCKGTCPAYDMFGWESDSPRGKMFYLKQLQERSILDKNPKEMDPQFFEALFHCTSCGACDEVCHVDIKLSDVWEQVKEEFVRAGFEGLPGHKELAKRIYNPEKRNPFLDPNDLEKDKLKNRTAWVPEDLKTSDNPEVLYFVGCTEAYRMQFLAEATARLIEATGVRFDVLGTDEWCCGSPLLRTGQGDGIKAEYVNHNVREVERRGATTLVTACAGCFKTIKENYPLYHGKLNFEVKHITEFLADSIKAKKLEFTKEFPKKVAYHDPCHLGRHAKVFDAPREVLKAIPGLELLEMRRNRENSRCCGAGGGFKIAFNEHAESIAAERVLEAVETGAELIATPCPFCVVNLNAGAKKAGIDMKTMDVVQIAHQCL